One Thermodesulfovibrionia bacterium genomic window, AAAGCAGAGGACATTGATATTACATATTCCGGTCCGGTTAACGCCTCAGGTGAACATAAAGGGTATGTAGGCCATTATTCGCTCACACACTCAAAGCATGAGACCATTCAGGATTATTTACAGAAACAGGCTGAGGAGATGTATCTTGACTATCATAACCCGATGCCTGTCAGGCTGAGCGCTGACATCAAGCATATCTCCTGCACCCTGGCCGGTGGGACAATGACCGCAAAGCTGATTGACGGCACATATCCTGATGTCAAAAAGATCATACCTAAATCTCAGCCGGTCAAGGTAGACTTTAATGCAAAAGAGTTTCTTGAAGTTATGGCAGGGGTCATGCCTGTTCTCAGGGACAGCAAAGGTGTAAAGCTGACAGTGAACGGCAAGATAGACATACAGGGGATGAACCCGGGCACCGCTGATTACAAGTGGAGCGTTGATGCAAAGAGCAGCGGCAAAGGCAAGGATAAAACCCTGATAGTCGGCATGAATGCTCAGTACATTATTGACGCTGTCAGGGCATACGGCGAGAGCGGCACAGTCACGATGGAGCTTAGCGAGGAACTCTCTCCCTGCCTTATCAACAAGAAAGCTGTTATTATGCCGATGAGAGTTTGACAATGACCTTAAAGGAGGCAAGAGTGATATATACGATCGGGTATCAGAAATCAAATCTTAAACATATAATCAGCATCATGGATGCGAAGGACATCGGCCTCTTAGTCGATGTCCGCTCCGTCCCTTATTCCAGAGTCCCTGAGAAGTACGAGTTCAATAAGAACCGTATGATCGAGGAGCTTAAAGACAAATATTTGTGGGTAGGAGATATCTGCGGCGGGAAATCAGGGAACCCGGTACCGCAGAAATGTATCAACGAGATTATAGACCTGCATAAGGGAAGAGGCTTCAATCTTTTGCTTATGTGCATGGAGAATCATCCGTGCGACTGTCACAGGTTATATGATATCTCCCGGCGGCTGGTAAAGTCCGGAGAGATCCCGGTGCATCTGTTTGATGGTAATGAGGTTGAGACGCATGTGCTGTCAGAGAGATTCTGTAAAGAAAGGGGGGATAATAGACGTGGAAAACGATAGAGAGCTCCCGATAAACAAAGTATTCCCTAACCCGAACCAGCCCAGGAAGGAGTTTGATCAGGAAAAGCTGGAAGGGCTTGCAATGAATATCAAGGAGTATGGTGTATTGCAGGCGATCGTGACAACTCCACGGACTGACCCCTTGCATGGTGAGGGGTTCATGATAATAGCAGGTGAGAGGCGTTACAGGGCATCACTTTTAGCAGGGCTTAAGACTATTCCATCAAAGGTCATTGAGGCGGATGATGCGCTTGTTGAGGAGCTGGCGCTGCTTGAGAACATACAGCGTCAAGATCTTAATATCATCGAGGAGGCAAAGGCATTTGAGGCTCTCTTGAAACGTCAGGGATGGGACAAAGAGAAGCTTGCCAAAAAGATGGGCTTCAAACAGGTCTGGAGAGTA contains:
- a CDS encoding DUF488 family protein, which translates into the protein MIYTIGYQKSNLKHIISIMDAKDIGLLVDVRSVPYSRVPEKYEFNKNRMIEELKDKYLWVGDICGGKSGNPVPQKCINEIIDLHKGRGFNLLLMCMENHPCDCHRLYDISRRLVKSGEIPVHLFDGNEVETHVLSERFCKERGDNRRGKR